Below is a window of Bos indicus isolate NIAB-ARS_2022 breed Sahiwal x Tharparkar chromosome 19, NIAB-ARS_B.indTharparkar_mat_pri_1.0, whole genome shotgun sequence DNA.
AGAAAGGGAAGGGGTAGCGAAAGCCGGGGGCTTGGGGCACTTGAGGAGAGCAGCCACGGAGGGCGGTGGGAGCAGAGAGGAACGGAGGCTTCCCGCCGCACTGCCGGCCCTACTGTCTCCTGCAGGGGGCAGCACCATCCTGTACAACTGTTCAACCTGCCAGGGCTTCGAGGTGTACTGTTGGCCCCGAAAGCGCTGCTTCCCAGGTCCTTACTCCCCACCTCTGCCTCACCCCCACCCAGATCTCTGAGCTCTGAGGCTTCCCCAGCATCGATGGGTATGGTCCCCGGGATCACTCACTGCTTCCTGGGTCCCCTATAGGAAGTCACGATCTTTGGGAAGCTCGGATCCTGCTCCTCTTTGTGTGCGGAACTGCCCTGCTCCTGGGTGTCCCGAGCCTCGCGGTGGAGTGAGTTGGGGGATCAGGGCGGGAGACAGCCTCACCACTTCCCACCAGTACCCCCTCATCCTTCCTCCTGCCCTCgtggcccttccctcctcccttcccaggcCTCCCACCCTCTGTTTTCCCTCAGGTACAACTACTTCCAAGCAAAAAGTTGACTTGTGAAAACGAGGACAGAGCCTAGCCTCCAGTTCTAAGGAGCTCGTGTGCCCACAACATCCACTTCTCtcttggggttgggggtggggtggggagggcgggggaCAGCCAGACCCTTAGGTCCAGCCCCAAGTGGTTCAATCGTCCAGACCCTGATACTTAGATATACCCCATAGTCCCAGTGTCAGATGGTCCAGGGACCCAGGCACCCACAGCTGGAAAGCTCCTCCCCTTCATCCCTCAACCAATCAGACAGGGGCAGTCCCCGTGCCAGGAAAATATCTACAGAAGGAAAGAATCCCCTCTGCTCACCACCACTCCCACATCTCCTTCTGCCTGTTCCCGGAACGTGGGGGCTGCCAGGCCCCAGAaactcctcttggccctcctgtgaCTGATTGGGAATCCGGGAATGAGTGTTC
It encodes the following:
- the TMEM95 gene encoding sperm-egg fusion protein TMEM95 isoform X3, yielding MWTLALGGIFLAAVEACVFCRFPDRELSGRLARLCSQMEVQWKDCEVSWTFSAFALDDASLNKITEKTHRVLRVMEIKGSLYSLPSYWQWLRKTKLREYNREALCPPSCREGQHHPVQLFNLPGLRGVLLAPKALLPRKSRSLGSSDPAPLCVRNCPAPGCPEPRGGVSWGIRAGDSLTTSHQYPLILPPALVALPSSLPRPPTLCFPSGTTTSKQKVDL